The following are encoded together in the Roseobacter denitrificans OCh 114 genome:
- a CDS encoding CinA family protein, with protein MTLATDLLQAAKSKNVMIVTAESCTGGMVAAALTDIAGSSLVVDRGFVTYSNAAKIDMLGIRPETLDAFGAVSEPIAKEMALGALRASQAGLAISVTGIAGPGGSEHKPEGRVCFACASDATLHVETVEFGALGRDRVRAAARDHALKMLLSALR; from the coding sequence ATGACGCTCGCCACTGACTTGCTGCAGGCTGCGAAGTCCAAAAACGTGATGATCGTCACAGCCGAAAGCTGCACGGGCGGCATGGTGGCTGCGGCATTGACCGATATCGCCGGATCCTCGCTGGTGGTGGATCGCGGTTTCGTCACCTATTCGAACGCGGCCAAGATCGACATGCTGGGCATTCGGCCTGAGACATTGGACGCGTTCGGCGCGGTATCCGAGCCCATCGCAAAGGAAATGGCGCTTGGCGCATTGCGCGCCTCACAGGCCGGTCTTGCCATTTCCGTCACGGGGATCGCGGGGCCCGGCGGTTCAGAGCACAAGCCAGAGGGCCGTGTCTGTTTTGCCTGCGCATCGGATGCGACCCTGCACGTGGAAACCGTTGAGTTCGGCGCCTTGGGCCGCGACCGCGTGCGTGCGGCTGCCCGTGATCATGCGCTGAAAATGCTCTTGTCTGCGCTGCGCTAA
- a CDS encoding two-component system sensor histidine kinase NtrB yields MMQDNSLWASLPVPTLIVGPQNSIVDVNSAAEGFLNVSAKSLRDTPLWDQIAVNDPLEAAFERARETSTPLFVNDVDVGGGARAPMQSDLQVAPLLGRPGHMILMISPRELAGRMTQNYSVKSAAKSAIGMAEMLAHEIKNPLAGITGAAQLLSMNLSPEDLELTDLIVEESRRIVKLLEQVEQFGNLSVPDFKPVNIHDVLDRARRSALLGFGAHMNIIEEYDPSLPLAYGDPDQLLQVVLNLLKNASEAAGSAPGKIRLRSYFEHSFRLRRSDGSGRSLPLQIEVIDDGPGLPETIKGDIFDPFVSGKENGTGLGLALVSKIISDHHGWISVTSVPGQTVFRISLARAPKDAVAKDT; encoded by the coding sequence ATGATGCAGGACAATTCCCTATGGGCAAGCCTGCCGGTGCCGACGCTGATCGTCGGGCCACAAAACAGCATCGTCGATGTGAATTCCGCCGCCGAAGGGTTTCTGAACGTATCCGCAAAATCCTTGCGTGACACGCCCTTGTGGGACCAGATTGCGGTGAATGACCCCTTGGAGGCGGCGTTTGAACGGGCCCGTGAAACCAGCACGCCGTTGTTCGTCAATGATGTTGATGTGGGCGGGGGCGCGCGCGCGCCGATGCAATCCGATCTGCAGGTCGCACCCCTGTTGGGGCGTCCCGGCCATATGATCCTGATGATCTCGCCGCGCGAACTGGCGGGTCGGATGACGCAGAACTATTCGGTGAAATCGGCTGCAAAATCCGCCATCGGCATGGCTGAAATGCTTGCCCACGAGATCAAGAACCCGCTGGCCGGTATCACGGGTGCGGCACAGTTACTCAGCATGAACTTGAGCCCGGAAGACCTTGAATTAACAGACTTGATCGTCGAAGAAAGCCGGCGCATCGTCAAGCTGTTGGAGCAGGTTGAGCAATTTGGCAATCTGTCCGTGCCGGATTTCAAGCCGGTGAACATTCACGATGTTCTGGATCGTGCGCGTCGGTCTGCGCTGCTGGGGTTCGGGGCGCATATGAACATCATAGAAGAATACGATCCATCCCTGCCGCTGGCCTATGGGGATCCGGATCAATTGCTGCAGGTTGTTCTGAACCTGCTTAAAAACGCGTCTGAAGCGGCGGGCAGTGCGCCGGGTAAAATCCGGCTGCGCAGCTATTTCGAACACTCCTTTCGGCTCAGGCGCTCTGATGGCTCCGGGCGGTCGCTTCCTCTGCAGATCGAGGTGATCGACGATGGTCCGGGCCTGCCGGAAACCATCAAGGGCGACATTTTCGACCCATTCGTATCGGGCAAGGAAAACGGCACGGGTCTCGGTCTCGCGCTGGTCAGCAAGATCATCTCGGACCACCATGGCTGGATTTCCGTGACATCGGTTCCCGGCCAGACTGTATTTCGCATCTCTCTGGCGCGCGCCCCGAAAGATGCCGTTGCCAAGGACACATAG
- a CDS encoding ester cyclase, which produces MNALIPETGPDLTPIKAVSQAYAASLDRATPDTVADVLTAYQSDRCHWFGMHPFHEQTGPRDIARTFWAPFLTSFSRLQRREDIFFAGLNEIDGFKSTWTASMGHFLGLFDAPFLGIPATGKIAMLRYAEFNRVENGKITQSALFVDILHLMAQAGIHPLNAPQTGAQLVQPGPRTHDGLVMKPQPHAESQKTLARINNMIGSIDHANAAAKPPSPQEELRVDWQDDMVWWGPTGIGATYTIDRYIKQHQGPFRRAMEGRVLNGHLCRMAEGTYGGFFGWPNLTLTNRNGFMGVPGNDIRADMRVVDIYRREGDKLVENWVFIDMLHFLKMQGVDVLAQINVHSV; this is translated from the coding sequence ATGAATGCACTGATTCCCGAAACAGGCCCCGACCTTACCCCCATCAAAGCCGTCTCTCAGGCCTACGCGGCGTCACTGGACCGTGCGACGCCCGACACGGTGGCCGATGTTCTGACGGCCTATCAATCGGACAGGTGCCACTGGTTCGGCATGCACCCCTTTCACGAACAAACCGGGCCGCGTGATATCGCCAGGACCTTTTGGGCACCGTTCCTGACGTCCTTTTCGCGCCTGCAACGGCGCGAGGACATCTTTTTTGCCGGGCTGAACGAAATCGACGGCTTCAAGAGCACCTGGACCGCCTCCATGGGTCATTTTCTGGGGCTGTTCGATGCACCGTTTCTGGGCATTCCGGCCACGGGCAAGATCGCCATGCTGCGCTATGCGGAGTTCAACCGGGTTGAAAACGGCAAGATCACGCAATCCGCGCTCTTTGTGGATATTTTGCATCTGATGGCGCAAGCGGGAATACATCCGCTGAATGCGCCGCAAACGGGCGCGCAACTGGTGCAGCCCGGCCCCCGCACGCATGACGGCCTGGTGATGAAACCACAGCCCCATGCGGAATCGCAGAAAACGCTGGCGCGGATCAACAATATGATCGGCTCGATAGATCATGCCAATGCCGCCGCAAAGCCCCCCTCACCGCAGGAAGAACTGCGCGTGGATTGGCAGGATGACATGGTCTGGTGGGGGCCAACCGGGATCGGCGCGACCTACACGATTGACCGCTACATAAAGCAGCACCAAGGCCCCTTTCGCCGCGCGATGGAGGGGCGTGTGCTGAACGGCCATCTGTGCCGCATGGCCGAGGGGACATACGGCGGCTTTTTTGGCTGGCCAAACCTCACGCTGACCAACAGGAACGGTTTCATGGGCGTGCCCGGCAACGACATCCGCGCCGATATGCGCGTGGTCGATATCTACCGGCGCGAGGGCGACAAGCTGGTTGAGAACTGGGTCTTTATCGACATGCTGCATTTTCTCAAGATGCAAGGTGTCGATGTTCTGGCGCAGATCAACGTCCATAGCGTCTGA
- a CDS encoding phosphatidylglycerophosphatase A family protein translates to MSGLAKMIATVLGVGYVRPAPGTWGSLVALPWAWLLHVIGGFPLLCLGVVVAFAKGWWATGVMTRGGGEHDPSEIVVDELVGQWIALLPLSYAAWSMGMNILVMWPGWIAAFALFRLFDIWKPGPVGWADRRGDALGVMLDDVIAGLLAALGVLLLAGLYHGMM, encoded by the coding sequence ATGAGCGGTCTGGCCAAGATGATCGCCACCGTCCTTGGCGTGGGATATGTGCGCCCTGCCCCCGGCACATGGGGCTCTCTCGTGGCGCTGCCTTGGGCGTGGCTTTTGCATGTGATCGGCGGGTTCCCCCTGTTGTGCCTTGGCGTGGTCGTGGCCTTTGCCAAGGGCTGGTGGGCAACGGGCGTCATGACGAGGGGCGGTGGCGAGCATGATCCGTCGGAAATCGTGGTGGATGAACTGGTCGGACAATGGATCGCGCTGCTGCCGTTGTCTTATGCCGCGTGGTCCATGGGGATGAATATTCTCGTCATGTGGCCCGGCTGGATCGCGGCATTCGCCTTGTTCCGCCTGTTTGATATCTGGAAACCCGGTCCGGTCGGGTGGGCCGATCGGCGCGGGGACGCGCTGGGTGTGATGCTGGACGATGTGATCGCGGGCCTGCTTGCCGCGCTTGGCGTGCTGCTGCTTGCCGGACTTTATCACGGGATGATGTGA
- a CDS encoding sensor histidine kinase NtrY-like, producing MKLGRLRRIKRVRSAATLGLVVLGPVLALATYLILGPLGQAGNTLGLRLILLADLVYILVVAALVLAQVGRLIAARRAKSAGSRLHLRLTGVFALLALIPTVTVAIFAGLTVNVGLEGWFSDRVREVVGNSLAAAQAYEAEQRVDLAEDARVLAALINKARQRGVIISDSELLADGQRQIQRGLREAYLIDGTADIRARGDRSYLFDYEAPTQAQLRQASTGDVVVIEDWANNEFRALVRLSSFVDRFLYVSRDVDGEILSLLDETQETVRLYQQLESERGRLLFEFGLLYLAFALILILAAIWLGLWFAERLSGPVGRLTGAAQRVGAGDLNVQVREEDGNDEIAMLSRYFNQMTKQLKLQRETLVENTEQIERRRRLFDSVLSSVTSGVVGLDPTGRVKFVNRSAERLLDWHEDRQSLALVAVVPEFANLFDAIKSSPTETVQGEVKVTRQGRLENLLVRMATRRSEDGTLEGYVVAFDDVTDLVSAQRMAAWGDVARRIAHEIKNPLTPIQLSAERIKRKFSPRVGEDSEALEQMTDVIVRQTGDLRRIVDEFSKFARMPEPERREIDLAALVRDAVLLQETGQPNVRFESDVPDSVVPSDLDATMITQALTNLIKNAGEAIESLLEKSAPPGYSPTIRVALKAGKNRATITIADNGIGLPEDRARLFEPYVTTRSEGTGLGLPIVKKIIEEHGGTLALEDAPAFGTDTHVGAMAVIMLPIVASQPEKTLPQEGLLTHE from the coding sequence ATGAAGCTGGGACGGCTGCGTCGCATTAAACGTGTGCGCAGCGCTGCAACGCTTGGCCTTGTTGTGCTGGGGCCGGTTTTGGCTTTGGCGACCTATCTTATCCTTGGGCCTTTGGGGCAGGCGGGCAATACGCTTGGCTTGCGGCTGATCCTGCTGGCCGATCTCGTCTATATTCTCGTGGTTGCGGCATTGGTTCTGGCGCAGGTGGGCCGGTTGATCGCAGCGCGGCGCGCGAAATCTGCGGGTTCCCGGCTGCATTTGCGCCTCACCGGTGTTTTTGCGCTGCTTGCGCTGATCCCCACGGTGACGGTCGCCATCTTTGCGGGGCTGACCGTCAATGTCGGTCTGGAGGGGTGGTTTTCAGATCGCGTCAGAGAGGTTGTCGGAAATTCACTGGCCGCCGCGCAAGCCTACGAGGCCGAGCAACGTGTCGATCTGGCGGAGGATGCGCGCGTGCTGGCCGCATTGATCAACAAGGCGCGCCAGCGCGGGGTTATCATTTCTGACAGCGAACTCCTGGCCGATGGGCAGCGGCAGATTCAGCGGGGCCTGCGCGAGGCCTATCTGATTGACGGCACGGCAGATATCCGGGCCCGTGGCGATCGCTCATATCTCTTTGACTACGAGGCCCCGACGCAGGCCCAGCTGCGGCAGGCCAGCACCGGGGATGTCGTGGTGATCGAGGATTGGGCGAACAATGAATTCCGCGCGCTTGTGCGGCTGTCCTCATTTGTGGATCGCTTCCTGTATGTCAGCCGTGATGTTGACGGTGAGATACTGTCATTGCTGGATGAAACGCAGGAAACAGTGCGCCTTTACCAGCAACTCGAAAGCGAACGCGGGCGGCTGTTGTTTGAATTTGGCCTGTTGTATCTCGCCTTCGCCCTGATCCTCATCTTGGCGGCGATCTGGCTGGGCCTGTGGTTTGCAGAGCGGCTGTCGGGCCCGGTGGGGCGTTTGACGGGGGCGGCCCAGCGGGTCGGTGCCGGTGATCTGAACGTGCAGGTGCGCGAAGAAGATGGCAACGACGAGATCGCGATGCTCAGCCGCTATTTCAACCAGATGACCAAGCAGTTGAAGTTGCAGCGGGAAACGCTGGTGGAAAACACCGAACAGATCGAACGCCGCCGCCGTCTGTTTGATTCCGTGCTGAGTTCCGTGACCTCTGGTGTTGTGGGACTGGACCCAACCGGGCGCGTGAAATTCGTGAACCGTTCGGCGGAACGTCTGCTGGATTGGCACGAGGACCGCCAGTCGCTGGCCCTTGTCGCGGTGGTGCCTGAATTTGCCAACCTCTTTGACGCGATCAAGAGTTCACCGACCGAAACCGTTCAGGGCGAGGTGAAAGTGACCCGTCAGGGGCGTCTTGAAAACCTGTTGGTGCGGATGGCGACCCGCCGCTCCGAAGATGGGACGCTTGAGGGGTATGTGGTCGCTTTTGACGACGTGACTGATCTGGTGAGCGCGCAGCGCATGGCGGCATGGGGGGATGTGGCGCGCCGCATTGCGCATGAAATCAAGAACCCGCTGACCCCGATCCAGCTGTCTGCAGAGCGCATCAAGCGCAAGTTCTCACCGCGGGTCGGAGAGGATAGCGAAGCGCTTGAACAGATGACCGATGTGATCGTGCGCCAAACCGGTGATCTGCGGCGCATCGTGGATGAGTTTTCGAAATTTGCCCGCATGCCAGAACCTGAGCGTCGGGAAATTGATCTGGCTGCCCTCGTGCGCGATGCGGTGCTGCTGCAGGAAACCGGCCAGCCCAACGTGCGTTTCGAAAGCGACGTGCCCGATAGCGTCGTACCCAGCGATCTGGATGCGACGATGATCACGCAGGCGTTGACAAATCTGATTAAGAACGCCGGAGAAGCCATTGAAAGCCTGTTGGAAAAGAGCGCACCGCCGGGTTATTCGCCGACAATCCGTGTGGCCTTGAAAGCGGGCAAGAACCGCGCAACGATCACCATTGCGGACAATGGGATCGGTCTGCCGGAAGATCGCGCGCGGCTGTTTGAACCCTATGTCACGACGCGCAGCGAAGGCACCGGCCTTGGCCTGCCGATTGTGAAAAAGATTATCGAAGAACACGGCGGCACGCTCGCCCTCGAAGATGCGCCTGCCTTTGGCACGGATACCCATGTTGGCGCGATGGCGGTGATCATGCTGCCCATCGTTGCCTCGCAACCCGAAAAAACACTCCCGCAAGAAGGACTCCTGACCCATGAGTGA
- the dusB gene encoding tRNA dihydrouridine synthase DusB codes for MNSAAFNIDLRPPVLLAPMAGITDRPFRDLVASFGAGLVVSEMVASADILNARPGTQEKAELGLSAEGTAVQLAGREPGLMAEAARMVEGQGARIIDINMGCPAKKVTQGYSGSALMRTPDHAMTLVEAVVKAVNIPVTLKTRLGWDDAMLNAPQIARRAEEAGIRMLTIHGRTRCQFYKGHADWAAIAGVKSVVSIPVIANGDILCSATAMEALRLSGADGVMIGRGARGKPWLLAQIAHDVYGTPAPVVPMGGDFADMVRSHYAAMIRFYGHDLGVRVARKHLGWYMDTCSAPKDIRKAVLTAQDAVTVDGLLAQACAWPDQVAA; via the coding sequence ATGAATTCCGCCGCTTTCAACATAGATCTGAGGCCTCCGGTGCTTTTGGCGCCCATGGCCGGAATCACGGATCGGCCGTTCCGCGATCTTGTGGCGTCGTTCGGGGCGGGTCTTGTCGTCTCTGAGATGGTAGCGAGCGCGGACATCCTGAATGCGCGCCCGGGCACCCAGGAAAAGGCGGAGCTTGGTTTATCCGCAGAGGGCACGGCGGTGCAACTGGCAGGGCGCGAACCGGGCTTGATGGCCGAAGCTGCGCGCATGGTCGAAGGGCAGGGCGCGCGCATCATTGACATTAACATGGGGTGTCCGGCCAAGAAGGTCACGCAGGGCTACTCCGGATCCGCCCTGATGCGCACGCCGGATCACGCCATGACGCTGGTCGAGGCGGTGGTGAAGGCCGTCAACATCCCCGTAACCCTCAAAACACGGCTGGGGTGGGATGATGCGATGCTCAATGCGCCCCAGATCGCGCGCCGTGCCGAAGAGGCCGGCATCCGGATGCTGACGATTCATGGTCGCACCCGGTGCCAGTTCTACAAAGGTCATGCGGATTGGGCCGCCATCGCGGGGGTAAAATCCGTGGTCTCGATCCCGGTGATCGCAAATGGTGATATTCTGTGCAGCGCGACCGCCATGGAAGCGTTGCGTCTGTCCGGAGCGGATGGTGTCATGATCGGGCGTGGCGCACGTGGCAAACCCTGGCTGCTGGCACAGATCGCGCATGATGTGTACGGCACGCCAGCGCCAGTCGTACCCATGGGCGGGGATTTTGCGGATATGGTGCGGTCGCATTATGCGGCCATGATCCGGTTTTACGGCCATGATCTGGGCGTCAGGGTCGCGCGCAAACATCTGGGATGGTATATGGACACCTGTTCCGCGCCCAAGGACATCCGCAAGGCTGTGCTGACCGCGCAAGATGCGGTGACGGTGGACGGGCTGCTGGCGCAAGCCTGTGCCTGGCCGGATCAGGTCGCCGCATGA
- a CDS encoding response regulator: MDGTILVADDDRTIRTVLTQALTRAGCKVHATSSLTTLLRWVGEGKGDVVISDVMMPDGNGLEMLPKIAQDRPGLPVIVISAQNTIMTAIKAAEAEAYDYLPKPFDLPDLMKRTARALEMQQQNRRAPEISDDRPDDLPLVGRTAVMQSLYRVVARVMNADLPVLIWGESGTGKSLISRAIHDFSDRRSLPFVSATAADLQELEGPARLLARVKGGTLLVEEIADLPEELQARLVRMMDSPGEYAPRFLATSQTDLAGAMEAGNVRKDLYYRLSGATLTVPSLRERVDDIPLLAEHFLTRAESSGAAPRSLSDAAAEIFRNYSWPGNVRQLENAIRRLGLTSRAAEITASEVEQVLGAQPDLEPMRAAGNTEKLGASVERHLRRYFDLHGNMLPPSGLYARILREVEAPLIEIALEATGGNQAKCADLLGINRNTLRKKITDLDIEVTRRRKLM; encoded by the coding sequence ATGGACGGGACAATACTTGTAGCAGATGATGATCGGACAATTCGCACCGTCCTGACGCAAGCGCTGACGCGGGCCGGATGCAAGGTACATGCGACCTCCAGCCTGACCACGTTGCTGCGATGGGTGGGCGAGGGCAAAGGCGATGTGGTGATCTCTGATGTGATGATGCCCGATGGGAATGGTCTTGAGATGTTGCCAAAGATTGCACAGGACCGGCCCGGCCTGCCGGTGATCGTGATCTCTGCACAAAATACCATCATGACGGCCATCAAGGCGGCTGAGGCCGAGGCCTATGATTACCTGCCCAAGCCCTTTGATCTGCCTGATCTGATGAAGCGGACGGCCCGTGCCCTTGAAATGCAGCAGCAGAACCGCCGCGCGCCCGAGATCAGCGATGATCGCCCCGATGATCTCCCGCTCGTGGGGCGCACCGCCGTGATGCAATCGCTTTACCGGGTCGTTGCGCGGGTGATGAACGCGGATCTTCCGGTATTGATCTGGGGGGAATCCGGCACGGGCAAATCATTGATATCGCGGGCAATACATGACTTCTCCGACAGGCGCAGCTTGCCGTTTGTCTCTGCCACGGCGGCGGATTTGCAGGAACTTGAGGGCCCCGCACGTCTTTTGGCGCGGGTCAAGGGCGGCACCTTGTTGGTGGAGGAAATCGCCGATCTGCCAGAAGAGTTGCAGGCGCGGCTGGTGCGCATGATGGATTCGCCGGGCGAATACGCCCCGCGCTTTCTGGCCACCAGCCAGACGGACCTCGCCGGTGCCATGGAGGCGGGCAATGTGCGCAAAGACCTTTATTATCGCCTGAGTGGCGCAACCCTGACAGTGCCATCCCTGCGCGAACGGGTTGATGATATTCCGCTGTTGGCAGAGCATTTTCTGACCCGCGCCGAAAGCTCCGGTGCGGCACCGCGCAGCCTGTCGGATGCGGCGGCCGAGATTTTCCGAAACTACAGTTGGCCCGGCAATGTGCGGCAGTTGGAAAACGCCATCAGACGGCTCGGCCTGACCAGCCGCGCGGCGGAAATCACCGCGTCCGAGGTTGAGCAGGTGCTGGGGGCGCAGCCTGACCTCGAACCGATGCGCGCGGCGGGCAATACCGAAAAACTGGGGGCCTCTGTCGAACGCCACTTGCGGCGGTATTTCGATTTGCATGGCAATATGTTGCCGCCGTCGGGCCTTTATGCGCGCATCCTGCGCGAGGTCGAAGCGCCGCTGATCGAAATCGCACTGGAGGCCACGGGCGGGAATCAGGCCAAATGTGCTGATTTACTTGGGATAAATCGCAATACGCTCAGAAAAAAGATCACCGATCTGGATATAGAGGTGACACGGCGTCGCAAATTGATGTAA
- the ispD gene encoding 2-C-methyl-D-erythritol 4-phosphate cytidylyltransferase, translated as MKVGAVIVAAGRGVRAGGGIPKQWRALHKGTVAQASIRAFTGHADIRDVVLVLHPDDIDTDLWPREPGLIVASGGASRSASVLAGLRMLNGKTDAVLIHDAARPCVTTRVIDDVISALRTAQAAAPAVAVVDALWTGENGQVTGTADRTGLYRAQTPQGFHLDAIIKAHRQFPEGAADDVEVARRAGLDVVIVPGDEDNLKITLPGDFARAEAILRARDGH; from the coding sequence ATGAAGGTTGGTGCGGTCATTGTCGCGGCGGGGCGCGGAGTACGAGCGGGGGGCGGCATTCCCAAGCAGTGGCGCGCTTTGCACAAGGGGACAGTCGCACAAGCATCCATTCGCGCCTTCACCGGACATGCGGATATCCGTGACGTCGTGCTGGTGCTGCATCCTGATGACATTGACACGGATCTCTGGCCGCGCGAACCCGGGCTGATTGTTGCCAGCGGTGGCGCATCACGCAGCGCATCGGTGCTTGCAGGTTTGCGCATGCTTAACGGAAAAACAGATGCGGTGCTGATCCATGATGCCGCCCGGCCCTGCGTGACCACCCGCGTGATTGATGATGTCATCAGTGCGCTGCGCACGGCACAGGCCGCCGCGCCCGCTGTCGCCGTGGTCGACGCCTTGTGGACCGGTGAGAACGGACAGGTCACGGGCACCGCAGACCGGACCGGGCTTTATCGCGCGCAGACGCCGCAGGGCTTTCACCTTGATGCGATCATTAAAGCGCACCGGCAGTTTCCCGAAGGCGCAGCCGATGACGTGGAGGTTGCACGCCGCGCCGGGCTTGACGTTGTCATCGTGCCCGGAGATGAAGATAACCTGAAAATAACGCTGCCCGGCGACTTTGCCCGGGCGGAGGCAATCCTGAGGGCCCGCGATGGACATTAG
- a CDS encoding sigma-54-dependent transcriptional regulator, with protein sequence MSDILIVDDERDIRELISDILIDEGYATRLAGNSDDAMSAINAEAPALIILDIWLKDSRMDGIDILKAVKRDNPDVPVVIISGHGNIEIAVAAIKQGAYDFIEKPFNIDQLLVVIRRAMETSRLRQENQSLKRRDVSAADMIGSSAAFRTMVSQLDKVTKSNGRVMLTGPAGCGKELAARYIHTNSNRASAPFVTVNCAGVAPDRMEEVLFGRESSERGIEPGLLEEAHGGIIYFDEVADMPEGTQSKILRVLVDQQFQRVGGNDTVRVDLRVISSTSRNLEQAIAAGTFRQELYHRLNVVPIAVPSLEDRREDIPELAAAFIAEMNASQGLALRELSEDAIALMQTMQWPGNVRQLKNLIERVLILGDSNGPIEARELPGIEEGGNSDSGIVLSGALATLALREAREAFEREYLLTQINRFGGNISKTANFVGMERSALHRKLKSLGVVTSAKSGTRVAHIDEDAEAVG encoded by the coding sequence ATGAGTGATATTCTGATTGTTGATGATGAACGCGATATTCGCGAACTGATCTCGGATATTCTGATTGACGAAGGCTATGCCACCCGGCTCGCCGGAAATTCGGACGATGCGATGTCGGCCATCAACGCGGAAGCGCCTGCGCTGATCATCCTCGATATCTGGCTGAAAGACAGCCGCATGGATGGGATTGATATTCTCAAGGCGGTCAAACGCGACAATCCCGATGTGCCGGTGGTGATCATTTCCGGGCATGGCAATATCGAAATCGCGGTCGCAGCCATCAAACAGGGGGCGTATGATTTCATCGAAAAACCCTTTAACATCGACCAGTTACTCGTGGTGATCCGCCGGGCGATGGAGACATCGCGTCTGCGCCAGGAAAACCAGAGCCTGAAACGCCGGGACGTGTCAGCTGCGGATATGATCGGTTCGTCTGCGGCCTTCCGCACCATGGTGAGCCAGCTGGACAAGGTCACGAAATCCAATGGACGCGTGATGCTGACGGGGCCGGCAGGCTGCGGCAAGGAACTGGCAGCGCGGTATATTCACACCAATTCCAACCGTGCCTCCGCACCCTTTGTGACGGTGAACTGCGCCGGTGTTGCGCCGGATCGTATGGAAGAGGTGCTGTTCGGGCGGGAATCATCTGAACGTGGTATCGAACCGGGCCTGCTGGAAGAGGCGCATGGTGGCATCATCTATTTTGATGAAGTGGCCGATATGCCCGAGGGCACGCAGTCGAAGATCCTGCGGGTGCTGGTTGACCAGCAATTCCAGCGGGTCGGGGGCAATGACACGGTGCGCGTCGATTTGCGGGTGATCTCATCGACCAGTCGCAATCTTGAACAGGCGATTGCTGCAGGGACCTTCCGTCAGGAACTCTATCACCGGCTGAATGTGGTGCCGATCGCGGTGCCATCGCTGGAAGACCGCCGCGAGGATATCCCGGAGTTGGCAGCGGCTTTCATCGCGGAAATGAATGCGTCCCAAGGTCTGGCCTTGCGTGAACTCAGCGAGGATGCCATCGCGCTGATGCAAACGATGCAATGGCCGGGCAACGTGCGCCAGTTGAAAAACCTGATCGAACGGGTGCTGATCCTCGGCGACAGCAACGGGCCGATTGAAGCGCGCGAGTTGCCGGGCATCGAGGAAGGCGGCAATAGCGACAGCGGGATCGTCCTGTCAGGTGCCCTCGCTACGCTTGCCCTGCGCGAAGCGCGTGAAGCATTCGAGCGGGAATACCTGCTGACGCAGATCAACCGCTTTGGCGGCAACATCTCGAAAACGGCGAATTTCGTCGGGATGGAACGCAGCGCGCTACACCGTAAACTCAAATCGCTCGGCGTTGTGACATCGGCCAAATCCGGCACGCGGGTTGCGCATATTGATGAGGATGCCGAGGCGGTGGGCTAA
- the ispF gene encoding 2-C-methyl-D-erythritol 2,4-cyclodiphosphate synthase has product MDIRLGNGFDVHAFGPGDHVTLCGVKIPHGQGLVGHSDADVAMHTVTDAIYGALAMGDIGQHFPPSDPQWKGAASDIFLKHAVAQASEQGFEINNVDCTLICEFPKIGPHAQAMREAMARIMGMALSRISVKATTSERLGFTGRGEGIACIATAALVRA; this is encoded by the coding sequence ATGGACATTAGACTTGGCAACGGTTTTGACGTGCATGCTTTCGGGCCCGGCGATCATGTGACGCTTTGCGGTGTGAAAATACCCCATGGGCAGGGGCTGGTTGGGCATTCAGACGCGGATGTGGCGATGCATACAGTGACGGACGCGATCTATGGCGCGCTGGCGATGGGCGATATCGGCCAGCATTTCCCGCCGAGTGATCCGCAGTGGAAAGGGGCCGCATCCGATATCTTTCTGAAACATGCGGTGGCGCAGGCAAGTGAACAGGGGTTTGAAATCAATAACGTGGATTGCACGCTTATCTGTGAGTTCCCCAAGATCGGCCCGCATGCACAGGCCATGCGTGAGGCGATGGCCCGGATTATGGGCATGGCCCTGTCGCGCATCTCCGTTAAGGCGACCACGTCGGAACGGCTTGGCTTTACCGGCCGTGGTGAGGGGATCGCCTGCATCGCCACCGCGGCCCTGGTGCGCGCATGA